From the Hevea brasiliensis isolate MT/VB/25A 57/8 chromosome 13, ASM3005281v1, whole genome shotgun sequence genome, the window GTATAGCAACTATCTAGACGGTCATATTCCTGTTTCACTATGCAATTTGACCAAGATGGTTGCATTAAGCCTCTATGATAATCAATTTTCTGGTACTATTCCTTTGAAAATGGGAGACCTTGCCAATTTGGTTGAACTTTTCATGGATTCCAATAGCTTTGAAGGTCCTATCCCTTTCACTTTTGGAAACTTGACAAAGCTAACTTATTTGTTCATGTATCAAAATCAACTTTCTGGTTCTATTCCCCCAGAAATTGGAAACCTGAAGTCTCTCAACTGGTTAAGCCTTTTTGGAAACAATCTTTCTGGCCCAATTCCAAGGTCACTGGGTGGTCTGTCAAACCTCACCCTTCTTCATCTTTACAAAAATCAACTCTCCGGCTCCATTCCTGAAGAGTTAGGAAACTTAACTTCTATTTCTGATCTAGAATTGGGTGAGAATCAACTTAATGGTTCTATTCCTTCTTCCTTGGGTAATTTGAGCAAGTTACAATGGTTAAATCTCCGTGCTAACCAACTTAGTGGTTCTATTCCTGCTTCCATGGGAAATTTGAGCGAGTTACAACATTTAAAACTCGGTAGCAACCAACTTAGTGGTTCTATTCCTGCTTCTTTGAGTAATCTGAAGACCTTAGAATTCTTAACAGTCTATGACAACCACTTAACTGGCCCCATTTCCTTGGGTAATCTGAGCAACTTGTTGATTTTGGAACTCTCTAGCAATCGGTTTACTTCTTTTTTGCCTCATAATAATTGCATAAGCGAATCACTTCATGTTTTGGATGCAACAGACAATAATTTGAGAGGTCCAATCCCAGAAAGCTTGAGAAATTGCACGAGCTTACTTGGTATTTCTCTTGGTAGTAACCAACTCGACGGAAACCCATTTGAGGACTTCGTTGTCAACTCAAAGTTACTACGCATGGATCTAAGTCACAACAAATTTTCTGGTCAGATCTCAAGCATTTGGAAATGGAGGTCACAAATAGAGGCCATACGTGTTGCAGGAAACGATATTACTGGCATGATACCACCTGAGATTGGAAACTTTAAGCAACTACGTGAACTTGATCTTTCTTCAAATCATATATCTGGGAAGATTCCGAATGAACTTGGAGAGTTAACGCCTTTGCTGAAGCTGGCTTTGAATCAAAATCAACTTTCTGGAGCTATACCTTCAGAACTTGGATCTCTGACCAATCTTGAGTACATGGACTTGTCCACAAACAGATTAAGCGAGTCAATTCCAGAAGATATTGGTGACTTGGTGAAACTACACTACTTGAATTTGAGCCACAACAAGTTGAACAAAGCAATTCCAAAGCAGCTGGGTGAGTTGGTTCACCTCTCGCAGCTAGATTTGGGTCATAACTTGCTGACAGGAAATATTCCTATAGATTTCGCGAAACTTGAGAGCTTGGAGGAACTGTTTATCTCTCATTATAATCTCTCTGGTTTCATCCCCAACGCTTTTGAAGAAATGCATGGTTTGTGGAATATCGATATATCCTACAACCACTTTCAGGGTCCAATTCCCAATAGCAAAGCTTTTCAACATGCTTCTATAGAAGCTCTGCGTGGTAACAAAGGATTGTGCGGCAATTTTAGCGGCTTGGACCCTTGCTCGGGGCAAAAACAAGTCTCGAAGAAGGGCACTCAAATTATGCTTATAATTTTACTCCCTGTTTCAGTAACAGGTGCTCTTTTATGTATGTTGGTTGTTCTGTTCTTCAGGTTCCAAGCAAGGAAGAGAGGTTCAAAGAGAGAAGTTGAAATGAATAGTGAAGGGTTGCTTGCCACATCAATTTTTGATGGAAAAACATTGTACAAGGAAATCGTACAAGCAACCAAGAATTTTCATGATATGCACTGCATTGGAGAGGGTGGATTTGGAAAGGTCTATAAAGCTGAGTTGCCATCAGGAAATACTTTAGCTGTGAAGAAATTCCATTCACTGAATC encodes:
- the LOC131172014 gene encoding probable leucine-rich repeat receptor-like protein kinase At1g35710; protein product: MATLTLENLPSLVSLVLFFLLHFSLHVASDSAEEANALLKWAASLQNQEHFNLSSWPLLPTNATNSKPKTSPCTWLGIYCNRGERVFRLNLTNAGLNGTLHNLSFSSFPDLEFIDFSSNELFGTIPLEITQLSKLRYLDLSNNQLSGIIPSGIGLLTNLETLHLGENELNGSIPEEIGQLSSLIELFLYSNYLDGHIPVSLCNLTKMVALSLYDNQFSGTIPLKMGDLANLVELFMDSNSFEGPIPFTFGNLTKLTYLFMYQNQLSGSIPPEIGNLKSLNWLSLFGNNLSGPIPRSLGGLSNLTLLHLYKNQLSGSIPEELGNLTSISDLELGENQLNGSIPSSLGNLSKLQWLNLRANQLSGSIPASMGNLSELQHLKLGSNQLSGSIPASLSNLKTLEFLTVYDNHLTGPISLGNLSNLLILELSSNRFTSFLPHNNCISESLHVLDATDNNLRGPIPESLRNCTSLLGISLGSNQLDGNPFEDFVVNSKLLRMDLSHNKFSGQISSIWKWRSQIEAIRVAGNDITGMIPPEIGNFKQLRELDLSSNHISGKIPNELGELTPLLKLALNQNQLSGAIPSELGSLTNLEYMDLSTNRLSESIPEDIGDLVKLHYLNLSHNKLNKAIPKQLGELVHLSQLDLGHNLLTGNIPIDFAKLESLEELFISHYNLSGFIPNAFEEMHGLWNIDISYNHFQGPIPNSKAFQHASIEALRGNKGLCGNFSGLDPCSGQKQVSKKGTQIMLIILLPVSVTGALLCMLVVLFFRFQARKRGSKREVEMNSEGLLATSIFDGKTLYKEIVQATKNFHDMHCIGEGGFGKVYKAELPSGNTLAVKKFHSLNQGETADQKEFLNEIRALTEIRHRNIVKFYGFCSHLRHSFLVYEYLQMGNLDNVLSNNEAARELDWNKRLNVIKGVANALSYMHHECLPPIIHRDISSKNVLLDSEFEAHVSDFGIAKLLNLDSSNQSVLAGTYGYIAPELAYTMKVTEKCDVYSFGVLALEIINGKHPSDLISRISSQCADTEVEMNNMLDQRLSPPTHEVEDKLAFTVTLAFSCIRMNPQSRPAMQFVSQLLSN